The genomic DNA GACCCTACCATGTTGAGTCCTGAAACCAGAACCTACCCGGAACtcgtattataccacaggtttcGAGCATTCTGTTGaaacttgtaaatttttttgtctcgctaaataaaatcgaaatgTCTTATTCATAATAAGTAATCACACAAAACAGAATATCGatatagatttagattaatctaCAATACATCTACAACAAAGagtaatatgtctcatcaatccaccACAAAACTAAACATCCTTAATACAATCAGGCCTCACCGAGGACACATCGAGGTCGTCAAACCAAAGCTACCGACGATAAAGAATGCGAGGCTTtcattgagagagagagagagaaaggggaagaGGGTAAAGTAAAAGGGAGAAATATATCTGAATATAACTAGAGAAAATTATTATCGAGTCCGAATACCGGTTCCGATTCCGGCTCTATGTAGTTTATATGCAAGAACCGAAATCGAAACCTGTTTTCACCAGTTCCTTAGTTTAATATCCGGGCCCCACCCCATTTTCAATATGAGCTATCGggaccctaccctaacgggtagatTCCGACTGGTTCTGAGTATACCCGGTATCAGTGCACACCCCTAGGGGTGATAACTTCATCATCTGACTAAATATCACTAACATGTTCGAAGCTAGCAAGGACATGTTCCCTAACAGTTCCACCTTGTGATTCACCTTGGCTTATTGTCTTATCACTAAGCCATTGTCTCCTAAATGCTCTTCTTTTCAACCTTCCAATTATGTATTCATTGGTCTTCCTCACTCTCTACTTCTCCATCACttgaatcatcatcatcagtgTCTTCATTAGGCATATGATCAACATTATCATCATTAGAATCATCATGCCTTGCTTCATGCTCATCTATATGCCTTGCTTCATGCTCATCTATATGCCAtgttttatctttcttttcaaCCTCAACATAAACATTTATAATCTCATATTCAACCCTAACTCAACCATATCACGTACTTCACGATTTGTGTTCATCTCACACAATTCAATCTTTAAAGTACGCTTTGGAATAACATACCACATACAATTAGGGGGCTTGTAGCCTATCTCATCAACCAAAGTCCCAAACTCTACCCAACTTATTTTGTCAGGGCCCTCCGTCGAAATGGTGACTTTACCTCCCACATATTTTGTTTCAAGTCTGACCATCATATGTCCCCCATGATGCAATCTCAAATCAAATTCTGCTCCCTTTCGTTTTGTCATTCTACAGTAGTAAGAGTATGTCAATCAATAATATAGAAAGAATCcaaaatatcgaaaaaaacAACAATATAAAACTCTATATGTTTAAGAACTAACATTTCTGTTCGATTCTAACACTTTGGGACCGATTGAGTACTCTGACAGCCAGGGTCCACAAAGCAATCTTAAAACCCCAAACGTAACCATAAAGCAGCACTTGAACTGACCGAACTCTTCTCAAACTCCTAAACCGTCCTCAAACAACCAGTCTGAGTTGATCAACTTCTCTCAATATGCAATATAACTTGCGAATTTGTTGATTGACCAAACCCTAAAACGTCAAACGAGCAAACCCCAATTTTCTCTCCACTGAAATCCTGACTTTCTGATCATATATTTGTTGGGTCTGGTTTGGAGGAGACAAGGACAAACAGGGAAGGGGAACAGGTTTtggagagaaaaggaaaacaggGGAAAAGGGCCTCCGGCCAGTCTAATATAATACATGTGGAAGATAACGGCTAGTTGGACCAAATGTAACGGTCACATAGGCATTTCGTGGGGAAGAATGGACGGAATGAGACGACATGCTAGATAAGGGAATATTTTGAAACTTTATGTTTTTATAGATAATTTTTAAGTTCGTGCTAGATTAGCGAATTTTTGAATAATACGTGCttttttaagttaaaatacaaaataaatgtTAAAACTACATTATGAAAAAGAGAGGATTTTTTTTAAGCGAAAGTAAAAATATAGAAGATTTTTTAAACGTCTaatagtttttgaaaattttgactactgatcattgaaaaaagaatttatatctatatatattaattcagGCTAGTGCGACAATATTGTCCAATTTGCTTAACGAAAGGCTTTCACATAAGTTTCTTTGGCAATCTTTCAACTCATGATTGCTCGTCCTTGGGAGTCCCTGCGTTagcaaattttcattttttctaaatattttttacacAGTTTTTCTGAATATATTCCCTCATTAATGCCTAAATTGCAAAGAttctattaattaaatatataccaTATAAATTGTCAAGGTGTCTTCAGAATTCATCTTGGCCCTGCACGCAGTTTGTATCTAATTTAGATATACTTGCACAGGAAGAACTATTTAGATATTAACCATACCTTTAGAGAAATGTGATTCCTATATTGATTACGATGTGACTTTCGGTTCTGCTTGTGCCCTCCATCTTTCAACATTCGACATGAGTGGCATATCATCTCTAATTTTCTACCAATATACATATCATATGATATAaacatattgaattttttcataCTATCTTAAAGTTTAATAACgaattgaaattattaaattaagagTAAGTACATATCAGCTCGAAAATGCAttgatattttttagaaatttttttgttttgcaaTTCCCATGTTTACAATAATATATGTACAATTTTAAGAATCTCATtattagaagaaaaatatttagagATAAATAATCAACTAAAATTATAAGATAATATCGAGAAAAACTCTAATAATCAAACCTTTCAGTAGATAACTcatgaaattttctcatttggATAGCATACATTAATTTGATCAAAAAATTACctagaaagaaaaatcaagcaaagatattgaaaaattagagggaaaaaaaatgctttgcaagaatttagaaataataatataaatacaggctttgtaataatatatatatatatatatatatgtatgcatgctAAAAAACCACAGATGCATGAGATCAAAGACTAATTAAATTATCGACCCTAAAGGACTAAGTGAACTTAATAAATATGTTAAAATATACATGGATATACTATTTCTGTAAATGAAGTATTTTATTAGAGCTAACTTAATGGAACGAAGGGAACATTTTCTGCTCataattgatttgtaaattATCATAGAgtaaattctaaaatataaattaattaatattttttttagaatcgagttaattataaaaatatactattttcttaataaataaaataattttgtgcCACGCGGGTGTAATGATTAGTATTTAATAGTTTCAGGCATATTTGCACATTTTTTGAGTTTCAGAGCGTCTCCGTAATCATAAGTATATCGAGGGTTTCATGTGACTTCCAATCCTTTAGCATGTTTGCAATTTTTGTAGTTCAAGGTTTACTATTCAATTCATAGTTAGTCAACAATTCATATGTAATTGTATGACTCGTCAAATGATATGAGAAAGTACCAATCATATTGTGATAAATAACGAATTGAGTATTAATCACTTGAGTAACAACCAAAGACAttcttaaataaattatttttatcgaTTCTTCCTTACTACATCATTATGAGGTAAGATCATGTGAGATTTTCTCGTAAGGGTAaatattcaagaaaaaaacGTACATTTTCacgttttctatttttttttgttacaagaGAGGTCcaagaaatataaatattaatatcaaTATATGGGTAAGAATAATCTCATTGAGTATCGAACCTGCAACCTCTAAGTTATTAGGCGAGAAAGTGCGCTACACCCCTTGATacgtttttcaaattttcattttcctttccaTTCAATCAAAAAGTTTAAGCTTTCACGGAATTGCCAATACTTTCACATTATGCTGACTGTGAGAAAGaagcaaaaaattattatccaaaatattatatagttaaaaaaaaaattgggtaGGAGAAATGCAATCAGCTTAACTTGTGGGTTAATGGGTGGTTTGTGTTGGTAAGAAGTTCGATAAGTGAGAGACGTATATGTCCTTCCAAGatcccaattaatttatgtataGAATTTTTTATTGCCCCATCATACTTCTATTCACTGTATCTAATAAATAAGATCATAGGTATtctcaatttcattttttaaaaataattttgtctGTATATTGACACGATATTTTAGTTGTTGGATATATAAAAGGGAAATGAGAAGACATTAAATTAGTTTTTGTTTATCATGATTATACCTTGAATTGCACATAACATTGCATCCTCGAAATATTTCACTTCGCAtgcaacatatagtccatacAAACATGTGAAGCCTATTTTAAGCGCTGCGTTTCTCATGCGATAACAATAATTGAATGGTATCGATGATGTGGGTTCGATCAGCTTAAACGTTACACACGAAAAAGTTCGAATCACATCTTCAaattaaagttgtgatttgaATTTCCATTAATCAGCTCTTTGAGCCCTACTTATTTATGTACAATTTGATATGGCATTGAACCTACAGTTGCAAAGAACACTCCCTCTATTCTAACACTACAACAATGACCTTTCCGATTGTTCGGACAGGTCAATCAAAGTCGATGATTGATGAGGTCCATCACTTACAACAAGCATGGATGCCACAACAATCAACCGCTGCAATTGAAATCTACCCTGCAAAGCCAACACCTTGAGCTCGGACACACCTCCCTCCTCCTATCGGACGACCGCCGTCCCACAGCCTAACAACGCTGCCATCTATGGCCCTCAAATCCTGATACCCGTACCACTCCGCCTCCCCGCTCCTCGTTCTCACCATCTTCTCCCATTTCGCCCACCACAACTCTCTACCTCTGCAACCGCCATCGCAGCCGCTGCTGCATCCCAAACATTCTGTCATCGCCGCCCTGTCATCGTCTTCCGCCACCAGGCAATCATCCTCATAGTAGACAATAAACTTCCCCTTAGTCACAGCAGATGCACCAGAGTCGAATGCGGACGCCAAACCCGACCTCACACGAGTGACCGCAGGCGCGCCATTGCATTCTATCGTACAACGAGAAACGTAACAAACTGGCGGCTCTTCGGTCGACTTGGACCCGCCTGATGAGCTGGAGTCGTGATTTGTGATCCGGGGTTCGTCGGATACACGGTGGCTGATGGTCGCCGGCGTGGCGGAGGCGCGGACTCTCCAGAGGCTGATGCCGGCAGCGGCTCCGGCGGCCACCCAGGTCCACAGGTTGTTCACAACGGTAAGCAACCCGAACCCGGCGAAGTGGAGGACGAGCGATTCGAAAGAATCAGAGTGCAGAGCCTTCATGTTGGTCTGGAGTAGATTCTCCGAGGTAATTGCCGATTGAGGAGGATGAGGTTGTTTGATGGGGGTGGGCGCGATGGGAGATTAGTTATATATTCGGGGGAAGGAATGTGGGCCGTCGGATGGAGCAAGTGGAGGAGAGGTGTGCTGGTGAAATGGATCAGTGGGAGATGCTGGGAATCGCGGAGGGAAGATGCTCACTTGTAAAAGGTAGATCCGATATTTTATACccaagaaaattatatatatatatatgacaacAAAAGACTTTTGCAGGGATTCACAAATTTTCGGATATTAGTAGGATGTAGTCCGGACATTCTGGTAATCTAGGTCAGCAAAACAAGAAAAACACAAAAGACttcaaattatcaaaatacCTTGTGAGGTTTGGGATTTTCCTGTTTGAGGGCgtaatatttatttgtaaatgAGGCTATGgagttttgaaaatttttcaaataaggCCGCTAcctatttttaatattatttcagtttaagaaattaagtaaatgaaaaaattagtAGAAAAACGCACGCTGCTGCACATAAGGAGGGTCTAGCGGCGACCCACTCCACCCCGTTTTATCTTTTCCAATaccaaagagagagagaggagggggaGAGGAAGGGGTGGTGGGTCGCCTCAAAGATCCTCATACCTGGCTAATTAGGTCTTTGATAGCCCTGAATGCCTCCGGGGACCTCACCAATAAAGGTGGTGGCCAGCGGTGGTCAATCATTGCCCCCTCTCCCTGCTTTATCTCCTCGGGCTGGTGACTAAtgttttgtgttttttttcctaatttttcaattttctttaagctagttaaatttaaaaactaTTAGAAAAGTGAAGACCAATGTcgattggttcaagcggtgTCATGCTTATACCCTCAACTAAGGTCTCGGGTTTAAGCTTTATGGATTGAGAAAATTCACtctgtgagagttttatcatttaatgAGTTGATCCGGCTCGACTAAATTAATCGGGGTCCATTAAGCTTTAAAATACcaaagttcaaaaaaaaaagtgaagcacttattgaaaaagagaaaaattccTAAAGATGGTAGCacattttggtaaatttttctCCTATAATAGAGTGATAAAAAATTTGACCCTTtttaaacaaattttaaaaataataaatcataaCTAACAAAGTGTTGGTTGAATAGTAAATAACTCCAACTTCTGTAAGGAAGAGAGCACAAGTTCAAATTTCGAAAAGCATACTTGTTGGGATGAGGAATAATCTTTAATGTTAGATTCCCAGAATTGCGTCTCCCTTAATTTTTCTgtcgaaaaaataataataaaccaTAAAGACTTGACTTAGCATGAAATTAAGTTTTTACTAGacgaaattttaattataactaAGTCTTTTAAGCCTACAAGTTGCGCGGCCTTTGCATTtacataatttaattaattttttgaaaaatatattttagaatatACAATGTACAGATGACTTGTACTATTTATAGTTGTCTTGTTTTGGCAATTATATGAACAATTTTATAACTAAAAATCGGTGGGCAAAgtataaaatatgaaagagCTAATTTATCACTACTCAAAGAATGTCCGTGACGACTACATGAAGGGCTCTCTTTGATGAATGGAGGCCCTTCATGGTCAtttgaatttaataatttgtaactAGAAGAGAGTTGATGaaaatgacatatatatatatatatacatattatagtCTAAAGGACGcgaagaaaagtaaaattaaagaaGTGGTCTCAAAATaatcggaaaagaaaatggataAAGATGGAGCAAATTAATTAGATGTTAGCAACAATTAAGCGTTGGAGATATGAAGAGTGTTCTTAGTGAGAAAAAAGAGATATGataaatatgagaaaatttaaatttgctAATGCAAATGGTTCAAAGGGATGTTGTATCCCAAAGCTAGGGGTTTATTATTGGAAAGGCATACGTGGAAGGCTCTCGATTAAAAACGGGAGCACTTTCGTGAGAATGGTGTAAATTATTATTAGCTAATAGGCTGAGAATATCTTTGATCTCAATAAAAGGGGTAAATTATATCAAAAACACAAGTTTTTCACTCTTATCCCAATTTTGGCATGAGTTTTCATTTTTGACATAAAAAATCTCAAAGTTTCTATTATGTCTCTAATATGGCACGCAGTCCGTCCGTCTTGACAGATTATGTTTAATTGCTGATGTGAAGCATAGTGGTGTCAAATGGGCCCTACCACCAATGAAAATCagacacatatataattttcttttctatattttttatttttacaaataTGTACCACCTCTGTCCTCCCTCATCAACCTATCCTCTCTTTTTTCGGCAACTATCTCACTCTCTTtcctccttcttcctcctccatcAACCTCCATCCATTGCCACAAGTCCTATGCACATTCTAGATCTCAAATTGCCATACGTGTGAATTTACAATGTCAAAATTGATTTCTGTTCTCCAGTTAAGTTCTTTCCTGTGTGGTCTAGTTTTGATTTGCAGGATGATCAAATCCATCATCAAATGATGATAGGGTTTGATCGATTGACAAACTTAATTAGACTTGCTTGAACATTATCATTGGTTGTGGTTTGTTTTATAATTGTTTCACCTCTATCGTATCCAAATTTTTGGTCTTGGCGTTTCTGAAAGGAGAACCCAATTTATTATTCCAAGGGGGTTTTTTTTCCACTTTGTTATGGCTTTCTTAGTCTTATTCCTTAGCTTTCTCATGCTTTCTACTAAGGGTTTCTTTGAAAGTTGAATTTGGAGGGaggtgtacggacccgaatgtgctctcgtcggggcccacaTGCTTGCAATTGAATCGCGCAGCTttggagtgtccaccttcccaggggacgcatgacggacacgtgtgagaaggagttgccactaTTTGTTTATGACCCGAAGATCGAGGGGCGGTGAGttgctcgggtctaggggGTAAAGGATACACCTCGTTTTGCTAAGGTATTGGTCTATGCGGAATCGGAGAgtctgaattcgggggttcacgttacgtccgggcctatatcccgcacgccctttcggtactctaacttgctaggcttgcaattttatttcatttactgcgtaaattaagttgcactcgacttacacgtttt from Punica granatum isolate Tunisia-2019 chromosome 2, ASM765513v2, whole genome shotgun sequence includes the following:
- the LOC116193725 gene encoding uncharacterized protein LOC116193725; amino-acid sequence: MKALHSDSFESLVLHFAGFGLLTVVNNLWTWVAAGAAAGISLWRVRASATPATISHRVSDEPRITNHDSSSSGGSKSTEEPPVCYVSRCTIECNGAPAVTRVRSGLASAFDSGASAVTKGKFIVYYEDDCLVAEDDDRAAMTECLGCSSGCDGGCRGRELWWAKWEKMVRTRSGEAEWYGYQDLRAIDGSVVRLWDGGRPIGGGRCVRAQGVGFAG